The Chitinophaga flava genome has a segment encoding these proteins:
- a CDS encoding sensor histidine kinase, with product MQTIDIIVIGTTVMLILGVIVILLVMFQQKQVIQHKLLIRDKDLQLQRERLIAVLQGQEQERKRIAEDLHDEVGAQLSVLKLSLGGLLPLLKTGNGEAERLKETKDFTDIIIQQLRFISQSLHPQALENLGLAHALDSFCSLMNKNKQVKINFEVAGNGQSVDKEKALNVYRVVQELINNILKHAQASEVTITYQTTPSLLTISVADDGNGQLLPSLESSKKKNGSLGLKNIESRLNIIGGDIQFTSGAPKGTVATIHVENYQVPAQNS from the coding sequence ATGCAGACAATTGATATTATTGTAATTGGTACTACAGTAATGTTAATCCTTGGAGTCATCGTGATTCTGCTGGTGATGTTTCAGCAAAAACAGGTTATTCAACACAAATTGCTTATCAGAGATAAAGATCTTCAACTGCAAAGGGAAAGATTGATAGCAGTATTGCAAGGACAGGAACAGGAAAGAAAAAGAATTGCTGAAGACCTTCATGATGAAGTAGGTGCCCAACTATCTGTACTCAAGCTAAGCCTGGGCGGCCTCTTACCATTACTCAAAACCGGCAATGGTGAAGCTGAACGGCTGAAGGAAACCAAAGACTTCACCGACATTATAATACAACAACTCCGGTTCATCTCTCAGAGCCTGCATCCACAGGCCCTGGAAAATCTTGGACTGGCCCATGCACTAGACTCTTTCTGTAGCCTGATGAACAAAAACAAACAGGTTAAAATCAACTTTGAAGTAGCTGGTAATGGCCAGTCGGTAGACAAAGAGAAAGCACTAAACGTTTACCGCGTTGTGCAGGAACTAATCAACAATATTCTTAAACATGCCCAGGCCTCGGAGGTAACCATCACCTACCAGACCACCCCTTCCCTGCTTACCATCTCCGTTGCGGATGATGGAAACGGCCAGCTGCTGCCCTCTCTGGAAAGCAGTAAAAAGAAAAACGGTAGCCTGGGCCTCAAAAACATCGAAAGCCGGCTTAATATCATTGGCGGAGATATCCAATTCACTTCTGGTGCTCCGAAAGGTACTGTTGCTACCATCCATGTAGAAAATTATCAAGTGCCGGCACAGAATAGTTGA
- a CDS encoding response regulator transcription factor — MAHIKVAIADDHKIFRSGVINTLIPYENIRFIFEADDGLHLLQIMEQQQPDVILMDLKMPNMDGIEATIKVKEKYPDVKIIILTMYEDDNFIVHLVENGANAYLLKNADPEEIYEAICTTYEKGFYFNENVNLALLKKVLHKNKQQFKPTLKNEIQLNDREQEVLKLICNEYTTQEISEKIYLSPRTVEGIRQKLLEKLNVKNSVGLVLYAFRNGLIE; from the coding sequence ATGGCGCACATCAAAGTGGCCATTGCGGATGATCACAAGATTTTCCGCAGTGGAGTGATCAACACGCTGATTCCGTACGAAAATATCCGCTTTATCTTTGAGGCAGATGATGGCCTTCACCTGCTGCAAATCATGGAACAACAGCAACCGGACGTTATCCTGATGGACCTGAAAATGCCTAATATGGATGGCATAGAAGCCACCATCAAAGTAAAGGAGAAATACCCGGACGTAAAGATTATCATCCTTACCATGTATGAAGACGACAACTTTATCGTTCATCTGGTAGAAAACGGCGCCAACGCCTACCTCCTGAAAAACGCTGATCCGGAAGAAATATATGAAGCCATCTGCACTACCTATGAGAAAGGCTTTTATTTTAATGAAAACGTAAATCTGGCACTATTAAAGAAAGTTCTACACAAGAATAAACAACAATTCAAGCCTACGCTTAAGAATGAAATACAACTCAACGACCGGGAGCAGGAAGTATTAAAGCTTATCTGCAACGAATACACGACACAGGAAATTTCTGAGAAGATATACCTGAGCCCCCGTACCGTGGAAGGTATCCGGCAAAAACTGCTGGAAAAGCTGAACGTGAAAAACAGCGTAGGACTGGTGTTATACGCATTCCGTAATGGATTAATCGAATAA
- a CDS encoding DUF2911 domain-containing protein produces the protein MKTVKNFTASAAAMLLLYAGASVAQGIKMPAPSPGQTVKQDFALSNVELSYSRPVTKGRVIMGDVVPYNKVWRTGANSPTVITFGEDVKFGGVPVKAGKYGLLTIPGAKEWTVILSSSLDVSSPSMYKKENDVARVNVKPVALPASQESFTIGFEDVLESSMTLAISWEKVKVPVKITADINDKIVGQIEEAMAAPGDKKPYFQAAFYYLEHNLDINKAKTWIDQAAAQSPDAFWVFYQKARIYAKAKDVKGAKEAALKSIELAKAAKNDDYVALNNKLLATLK, from the coding sequence ATGAAAACTGTTAAAAATTTCACAGCATCTGCCGCAGCCATGCTGCTGTTATACGCTGGAGCTTCCGTAGCGCAGGGAATCAAAATGCCAGCTCCCAGCCCGGGCCAGACTGTAAAACAGGACTTTGCTCTTTCCAATGTAGAGCTCAGCTACTCCCGTCCGGTAACAAAAGGCAGGGTGATCATGGGTGACGTAGTTCCCTACAACAAAGTATGGAGAACCGGCGCCAATTCCCCTACCGTTATTACCTTCGGTGAAGATGTGAAATTCGGCGGTGTACCTGTGAAAGCCGGCAAATACGGACTGCTCACGATCCCCGGTGCCAAAGAATGGACCGTGATCCTCTCCAGCAGCCTCGATGTTAGCAGCCCTTCCATGTACAAAAAGGAAAATGACGTTGCCCGTGTTAACGTAAAGCCAGTAGCACTTCCTGCATCTCAGGAAAGCTTCACCATCGGTTTTGAAGATGTGCTGGAATCCTCTATGACATTAGCTATCAGCTGGGAAAAAGTTAAAGTACCGGTAAAAATCACTGCCGACATCAACGACAAGATAGTAGGACAGATAGAAGAAGCCATGGCTGCTCCCGGCGACAAAAAACCATACTTCCAGGCTGCATTTTATTACCTGGAACACAACCTGGACATCAACAAAGCAAAAACATGGATAGACCAGGCCGCTGCTCAGAGCCCGGACGCATTCTGGGTTTTCTATCAGAAAGCCAGAATCTATGCGAAAGCAAAAGATGTGAAAGGCGCCAAAGAAGCTGCTCTGAAATCCATCGAGCTGGCGAAAGCTGCTAAAAATGATGACTATGTAGCTCTCAACAACAAGCTGCTGGCCACATTGAAATAA
- a CDS encoding sodium:solute symporter, which produces MSSLDWVVLISTLTIIILYGIWKSRGKQNMESYFLGNQAMPWYIVLLSIIGTQASAITFISAPGQAYTDGMRFVQYYFGLPLAMVVLCITFVPIFHKLKVYTAYEFLEKRFDLKTRTLASFLFLVQRGLSTGISICAPSIILSSLLGWNLYWTNMIMGGMLIIYTVAGGTRAVAYTQTLQLAIIFGGMFLAGWMVVHLLPADIGFKQALQVSGKMDKLNVIVTKFDWNDKYNIWSGLIGGFFLALSYFGTDQSQVGRYLTARSIKESRMGLLMNGLVKVPMQFLILLIGAMVFVFYLYFRAPIFFNESQLARVRNTSQGPALQQLENKYNSLSTRKQQQVKDLAAALETKDAASTAVAKKALLQTDEQALAIRKEALTLMKKADPTADTNDTNYIFLHFVVNSLPKGLVGLLVAIIFLAAWGSIAAALNSLASTTVIDVYQRLYNGHGTPEHYMRISKLWTLIWGVFCIVVAQFASGLGSLIEVVNILGSWFYGVTLGIFMVAFYLKRVGGTATFWAAIAAEAVVLAMYGLEQVSFLWLNAIGCILVIVFAMILQPFIKKPALS; this is translated from the coding sequence ATGAGTTCTTTAGACTGGGTAGTACTCATTTCTACCCTTACGATTATCATACTATATGGCATCTGGAAAAGCCGGGGAAAACAGAACATGGAAAGTTATTTCCTTGGCAACCAGGCTATGCCATGGTATATTGTCCTGTTGTCTATTATAGGCACCCAGGCCAGCGCTATTACTTTTATATCAGCTCCCGGTCAGGCCTATACGGACGGGATGCGGTTTGTACAATACTATTTCGGACTGCCACTGGCCATGGTAGTGCTTTGTATCACTTTTGTTCCCATCTTTCATAAACTGAAAGTATATACAGCTTATGAGTTTTTAGAGAAGAGATTCGACCTGAAAACCCGTACGCTGGCGTCTTTCCTGTTTCTGGTACAGCGGGGCCTTTCTACTGGTATCAGTATCTGTGCGCCCTCCATTATTTTATCATCACTGTTGGGCTGGAATCTTTACTGGACCAATATGATCATGGGCGGTATGCTGATCATCTATACGGTGGCTGGCGGTACACGGGCCGTTGCCTATACACAGACTTTACAACTGGCCATCATTTTTGGAGGTATGTTCCTGGCAGGCTGGATGGTAGTGCATTTGCTGCCGGCGGATATTGGCTTTAAACAGGCATTGCAGGTGTCGGGCAAAATGGACAAACTGAATGTGATTGTAACCAAATTTGACTGGAACGATAAGTACAATATCTGGAGCGGCTTGATAGGTGGTTTTTTCCTGGCACTGTCCTATTTCGGGACTGACCAGTCGCAGGTAGGACGTTATCTGACAGCCCGTTCCATAAAAGAAAGCCGTATGGGCTTGCTGATGAATGGCCTGGTAAAAGTTCCGATGCAGTTCCTGATTCTGTTGATCGGTGCTATGGTGTTTGTGTTTTACCTCTATTTCCGCGCACCTATTTTTTTCAACGAATCTCAGTTGGCCCGTGTGCGTAACACCTCCCAGGGGCCTGCCTTACAACAGCTGGAAAACAAGTATAATTCGCTGAGTACACGTAAACAACAACAGGTGAAAGACCTGGCCGCAGCCCTGGAAACAAAAGATGCCGCCAGTACTGCTGTCGCCAAAAAAGCATTGCTGCAAACGGATGAACAGGCACTGGCTATCAGGAAAGAGGCACTTACGCTGATGAAGAAGGCTGATCCTACTGCCGATACCAATGATACGAATTACATCTTTCTGCATTTTGTAGTCAACAGTCTCCCTAAGGGATTGGTGGGCTTGCTGGTCGCTATCATTTTCCTGGCAGCATGGGGTAGTATTGCTGCTGCGCTCAATTCGCTGGCATCCACAACGGTGATAGATGTATATCAGCGTTTGTATAACGGTCACGGCACTCCGGAGCATTATATGCGGATCTCCAAATTATGGACTTTGATATGGGGCGTATTTTGTATTGTGGTAGCGCAGTTTGCCAGTGGGCTGGGCAGTTTGATTGAAGTGGTGAATATATTGGGTTCCTGGTTTTATGGCGTTACACTGGGAATTTTTATGGTAGCATTTTACCTGAAGCGGGTAGGAGGTACGGCTACCTTCTGGGCCGCCATTGCCGCTGAAGCAGTGGTGCTGGCGATGTACGGGTTGGAGCAGGTGTCTTTCCTATGGCTCAATGCTATCGGGTGTATACTGGTAATTGTTTTTGCAATGATCCTGCAGCCTTTCATAAAGAAACCGGCACTTTCATAA
- a CDS encoding PIG-L family deacetylase encodes MFLRIRTALAFLILLIASIPALAQPSPVWNAADIKLQLKKLDTLGSVLYLAAHPDDENTRLLAFLAKEKLYRTGYLSLTRGDGGQNLVGNEQSELLGLIRTQELLAARRVDGAEQFFTRAQDFGFSKNPAETFTIWDKKKILGDVVWMIRKFQPDVIICRFPADSRAGHGHHTASAMLAAEAFTAAADPKQYPEQLKYVQPWKTKRLLWNTFNFGGANTISEDQFKVDVGIYNSLLGKGYGEIAAESRSQHKSQGFGVPAGRGSSMEYFQTIKGDAPRHELLDDINTSWSRVAGGTAIGKMVDKVIQSYSMEDPGASVPVLLEIRKAIQALPDGYWRNQKLKETEQLIYACAGLWAEAYSTSPSVVPGYSMEATVQLINRGHVPVNLRKVDLPGKPDAIGARELAYNKFNSISHTLTVPADTKISQPYWLSEPHPLGTYEIPDPLQVGNPENVPPLVAGIHLEIGGQEFLLQRPLQYKYTDPVKGELYEPLVIAPPVVANLNNQVYIFTSNQPQTVPVKISAMADGVAGNVHLKLPAGFAVKESSLPFKLEKKGDELELRFSIQPKAAATTNQVDTFTVVMDCNGKAYTQSIQHIRYDHIPLITLFPEASARLVTVDLKHNGNKLGYIPGAGDLVAASLRQVGYDVTELGEKEIMGDQLAQYDAIIVGVRAYNTNPRMKYWQNHLMDYVSKGGTLLVQYNVNNPLVTQDLGPYPFSLSRDRVTDEKAAVTFLQPDSPVLHYPNEISAADFNDWVQERGLYFPVNIDKAYQKLFSMNDKGESPLDGSTIVAQYGKGRYVYTGLAFFRELPAGVPGAYRLFVNLISAKQH; translated from the coding sequence ATGTTTTTAAGAATCCGCACTGCACTGGCTTTCCTGATCCTCCTGATTGCCAGTATACCTGCACTGGCACAACCATCACCCGTATGGAACGCCGCTGACATAAAACTGCAGCTGAAAAAGCTGGATACGCTGGGAAGCGTATTGTATCTGGCTGCCCATCCTGATGATGAAAACACCCGTTTGCTGGCTTTCCTGGCCAAAGAAAAACTCTATCGTACCGGCTACCTATCACTCACCCGTGGTGATGGTGGTCAAAATCTGGTTGGCAACGAACAATCCGAACTACTGGGATTGATCCGTACCCAGGAACTGCTGGCAGCCCGTCGTGTTGATGGAGCAGAGCAGTTCTTCACCCGGGCACAGGACTTCGGGTTCTCCAAAAATCCCGCAGAGACATTTACCATCTGGGATAAGAAAAAAATCCTGGGTGATGTAGTATGGATGATCCGCAAATTCCAGCCGGATGTAATCATATGCCGTTTCCCGGCCGACAGTCGCGCTGGCCACGGCCATCATACCGCCTCCGCTATGCTGGCGGCAGAAGCCTTCACCGCTGCCGCTGATCCCAAACAATATCCCGAACAACTCAAATACGTACAGCCCTGGAAAACAAAGAGGCTGTTATGGAATACCTTCAATTTCGGTGGTGCCAATACCATTTCGGAAGACCAGTTCAAAGTAGACGTAGGTATTTACAATAGCCTCCTGGGAAAAGGTTATGGAGAAATTGCTGCTGAAAGCCGCTCCCAGCATAAAAGCCAGGGTTTTGGCGTTCCTGCAGGCAGAGGTTCCAGTATGGAATATTTTCAGACTATCAAGGGAGATGCACCCCGTCATGAACTACTGGACGATATAAATACCAGTTGGTCCCGTGTTGCCGGTGGCACTGCCATTGGCAAAATGGTAGACAAGGTTATCCAGTCTTACAGTATGGAAGATCCAGGTGCTTCAGTACCTGTGCTGCTGGAAATACGCAAAGCCATCCAGGCTCTGCCTGACGGCTATTGGCGCAATCAGAAGCTGAAAGAAACTGAACAGCTCATCTATGCCTGCGCCGGCCTCTGGGCCGAGGCTTACAGCACCTCCCCGAGCGTAGTGCCAGGATACAGCATGGAAGCGACTGTACAGTTGATCAACCGCGGACATGTCCCTGTTAATCTTCGCAAAGTAGACCTGCCCGGTAAGCCGGACGCCATCGGCGCTCGCGAACTGGCGTACAATAAATTCAACAGCATCTCCCATACGCTCACAGTACCGGCAGATACCAAAATCTCACAGCCTTACTGGTTGTCTGAGCCACATCCGCTGGGTACCTACGAAATCCCTGATCCCTTACAGGTAGGCAATCCGGAAAATGTTCCGCCACTCGTTGCCGGAATACACCTGGAAATAGGAGGGCAGGAGTTCCTGTTACAACGTCCGCTCCAGTACAAATACACCGACCCGGTAAAAGGAGAATTATACGAACCACTCGTAATAGCACCTCCTGTAGTGGCCAACCTGAATAACCAGGTATACATCTTTACCAGCAATCAACCACAAACAGTGCCTGTAAAGATCTCCGCTATGGCTGATGGGGTTGCAGGCAACGTGCACCTTAAACTGCCCGCGGGCTTTGCTGTAAAGGAAAGCAGCCTGCCCTTCAAACTGGAGAAAAAAGGCGATGAACTGGAACTGCGCTTCAGCATTCAACCGAAAGCTGCAGCTACTACCAATCAGGTAGACACGTTTACTGTAGTGATGGACTGTAACGGTAAAGCCTATACGCAAAGTATACAGCATATCCGCTACGATCATATCCCGCTGATCACCCTTTTCCCTGAAGCCTCCGCGAGACTGGTAACCGTTGACCTGAAACACAACGGCAACAAACTGGGATATATTCCCGGTGCCGGTGATCTCGTGGCTGCTTCCCTCAGACAGGTAGGCTATGATGTAACTGAACTGGGTGAAAAAGAAATCATGGGTGACCAGCTGGCCCAATACGATGCCATCATTGTTGGCGTACGGGCATATAATACCAATCCCCGCATGAAGTACTGGCAAAACCACCTGATGGACTATGTCAGCAAAGGTGGAACCCTGCTGGTACAATACAATGTAAACAATCCGCTGGTAACGCAGGATCTGGGACCATATCCGTTTAGCCTTTCCCGTGACCGGGTAACAGATGAAAAGGCCGCGGTGACCTTCCTGCAGCCGGATAGTCCTGTACTGCATTATCCCAATGAAATCAGCGCTGCTGATTTTAATGACTGGGTACAGGAGAGAGGATTGTATTTCCCTGTTAATATTGACAAAGCATATCAGAAACTGTTTTCAATGAACGATAAGGGAGAATCACCACTGGATGGTTCTACCATTGTGGCGCAGTATGGCAAAGGCAGGTATGTGTATACAGGCCTGGCGTTTTTCCGTGAACTGCCAGCCGGTGTGCCCGGTGCCTATCGTTTATTTGTGAACCTGATTTCTGCTAAACAGCACTAG
- a CDS encoding RagB/SusD family nutrient uptake outer membrane protein: MLQRYKYIAWILIATLIASCSKDFLNQDPQSATETRHTIKDLAGLQAAINGVYSLMQNENYYGRTMLLLPDLRADNEYISVVNSNRYRNLDQYIVTANDVYITDAWNLLYSVVANANMVIQKGPSVSLLPFTADSIEARQIVAEAYAVRGLVFFDLVRLYAQAYNYTPDASHMGIPLATTTNIEEVQSPSRSSVKDTYIQIISDLNKAISLFQESKSPAFSSGRLNILSVKALLARVLLYKGDWVGAEAAASLVISSGKYTLLPGDKLVSDFSQTGNSETIFEIINTATDNRSTDALSYMFSQMGYGDVLATDDIWKIYNEKDARLGFIKRDKRAGTGGENPANIITKYRDVATFAESIKVMRLAELYLIRAEALAHLGRDTDAQQALNDIVKRANPGAAPVVATGQALLDAIALERRKELAFEGHRLFDLGRTGAPFVKYLANNKTISVALPGPKIILPIPQKELDANPNIRHQQNEGYN, translated from the coding sequence ATGTTGCAACGATATAAATATATTGCCTGGATATTAATAGCTACACTGATTGCCAGTTGTAGTAAGGATTTTCTTAACCAGGACCCTCAGTCGGCTACAGAAACACGACATACCATTAAAGATCTGGCAGGGCTGCAAGCAGCCATTAACGGGGTGTATTCACTAATGCAAAATGAAAACTATTACGGTCGTACCATGTTACTGTTGCCGGACCTTCGGGCAGACAATGAGTATATCAGTGTCGTCAACAGTAACAGGTACCGTAATCTGGATCAGTACATCGTAACAGCGAACGATGTCTATATCACCGATGCATGGAACCTGCTTTACAGCGTGGTGGCCAATGCTAATATGGTGATACAGAAAGGCCCTTCCGTATCACTGCTGCCTTTTACTGCAGACAGCATCGAAGCCAGACAGATTGTGGCGGAAGCCTATGCCGTGAGAGGACTGGTGTTTTTTGACCTGGTACGATTGTATGCACAGGCTTACAACTATACACCGGATGCCTCGCACATGGGAATTCCCCTCGCCACTACTACCAATATAGAAGAGGTACAGTCGCCTTCCCGCAGTTCTGTAAAAGACACTTATATACAGATCATCAGTGATCTGAATAAGGCAATCAGTCTTTTCCAGGAAAGCAAAAGTCCGGCCTTCTCTTCCGGCAGGCTCAATATCCTGAGTGTAAAGGCCCTGCTGGCAAGAGTATTACTGTATAAAGGAGACTGGGTAGGGGCAGAAGCTGCTGCCAGCTTGGTAATCAGCTCCGGCAAGTATACATTATTGCCAGGGGACAAGCTGGTGAGCGATTTTAGCCAGACAGGCAACAGTGAAACAATTTTTGAAATCATCAATACAGCAACAGATAATCGTAGCACCGATGCGCTGAGTTATATGTTTAGCCAGATGGGCTACGGAGATGTATTAGCTACTGATGATATATGGAAAATATATAATGAAAAAGATGCACGACTGGGATTTATAAAGAGAGACAAACGTGCGGGGACCGGAGGTGAAAATCCGGCCAATATCATCACCAAATACAGAGATGTGGCCACATTTGCAGAAAGTATTAAGGTGATGCGGCTGGCAGAGCTGTATCTTATCCGGGCAGAAGCGCTGGCTCACCTGGGAAGAGATACAGATGCGCAACAAGCACTGAATGATATTGTAAAAAGGGCTAATCCTGGTGCAGCGCCAGTGGTGGCCACAGGCCAGGCCCTGTTGGATGCTATTGCACTGGAGAGGCGCAAGGAGCTGGCCTTTGAAGGACATCGTCTTTTTGATCTGGGCCGCACCGGAGCACCATTTGTAAAGTATCTCGCCAACAACAAAACTATTTCCGTGGCTTTGCCCGGACCTAAGATAATCTTACCCATTCCCCAAAAAGAGCTGGATGCCAATCCTAATATACGCCACCAGCAAAACGAAGGATACAACTAA